In one Desulfatiglans anilini DSM 4660 genomic region, the following are encoded:
- the rapZ gene encoding RNase adapter RapZ, with product MKKFHLLIISGLSGSGKSTAIHALEDAGFFCVDNMPVLLLPRFLELRSGSGSEIQKLAFGMDLREEDFLQHYQDVFASLRQEGYRLHILFLEAAEEVLIQRYSQTRRQHPIGHRKGLRESIRFERKQLEGLKQIADQVIDTSAMTVHQLKEWILNHTSRHIRSGSMRINVLSFGFKYGVPAEADIVLDVRFIPNPYFIPELQPLSGTDPPVQQFVLKWPETIAFLDRVFGLLDFLLPHYQKEGKAYLTLAFGCTGGRHRSVTAAEKVFDHLQDPGREIILTHRDLNLVSKERETQNQKA from the coding sequence ATGAAGAAATTCCATCTACTCATCATTTCCGGTCTATCAGGCTCCGGCAAGAGCACGGCGATCCACGCCCTGGAGGATGCGGGCTTTTTCTGCGTGGACAACATGCCCGTCCTCCTTCTGCCAAGGTTCCTGGAATTGCGCTCCGGCAGTGGCTCTGAAATACAGAAACTCGCTTTCGGGATGGACTTGCGTGAAGAGGATTTCCTCCAGCATTACCAGGATGTATTCGCTTCCTTGAGGCAAGAGGGCTACCGGCTGCACATCCTTTTTCTGGAGGCCGCCGAGGAGGTCCTCATCCAGCGCTACAGCCAGACGCGGCGTCAGCACCCCATCGGCCACCGCAAAGGATTGAGAGAGAGCATCCGCTTCGAGCGTAAACAGCTGGAAGGTCTCAAACAGATCGCCGACCAGGTGATCGACACGTCGGCCATGACCGTTCATCAGTTGAAGGAATGGATCCTGAACCACACCTCCCGCCACATTCGGTCAGGAAGCATGCGGATCAACGTGCTGTCCTTCGGCTTCAAGTACGGCGTCCCGGCCGAGGCCGACATCGTGCTTGACGTGCGCTTCATCCCCAACCCCTATTTCATCCCCGAACTTCAGCCCCTCAGCGGAACAGACCCCCCGGTGCAGCAGTTCGTTCTCAAGTGGCCGGAGACCATCGCCTTCCTCGACCGCGTGTTCGGACTCCTGGACTTTCTCCTCCCGCATTATCAGAAAGAGGGAAAGGCCTACCTGACCCTGGCCTTCGGCTGCACCGGCGGCCGGCACCGTTCCGTGACCGCGGCCGAAAAGGTTTTCGATCATTTGCAGGACCCCGGCCGTGAGATCATCCTGACACACCGGGACCTGAACCTCGTCTCGAAGGAACGGGAAACTCAGAACCAAAAGGCGTAA